In Gulosibacter molinativorax, a single window of DNA contains:
- a CDS encoding DUF3499 family protein — translation MRSRTCCRVACSRRAEYTLTFDYDDKMAAIGPLAYQAEPHSYDLCALHAARTSVPEGWTLIKPTPIGQDFR, via the coding sequence ATGCGTTCCCGCACCTGCTGTCGGGTGGCGTGTTCGCGTCGTGCGGAATACACGCTCACCTTTGACTACGATGACAAAATGGCCGCGATCGGCCCCCTTGCCTACCAGGCTGAACCGCACAGCTATGACCTGTGCGCGTTGCACGCCGCGCGCACGAGCGTGCCGGAGGGATGGACGCTCATCAAACCGACTCCGATCGGCCAGGACTTCCGTTAG